From one Rhodopirellula islandica genomic stretch:
- a CDS encoding DUF1588 domain-containing protein: MFPAISLLRTPLCCAVFLAVVSVPTLSFSDDDPFAKWRKHYQEAIYPILDQACSECHRGADSEGFDMDQFGAAKDLQKNATVWEEVAKRVRLNEMPPEGSPQLNDQQKALVHRWFDSRPDDNECAKLANEETQAWYRGVVMSRRLTRTEYLNAIRDLVRMPVDESLEVPSDGSGGEGFDTAGDALFTSALHIEQYLAVSNQVIQDAMQSGGDTSLASRLLNTVSNEGDAREAMEQFARRAWRRPVETSEVDRLTTLMNASQQSGLSIREATADAFKAILVSPNFLFVVETESEAGGVQPLTPHQLATRLALFLWSSVPDETLMKAADANELATDEQILTQMHRMLADGRSRALGENFGLQWLGLSQFEGESKPDANLFPDFDERLAAAMREEAVRTVWNVFRDDRPLMELIDADSIHANATLASYYGLDVSDPELKQTDDSETWQRIPLTDRRRGGVITLAAVLTRSSYGHRTSPVLRGRWVLEEVLGGRVPPPPPGVPALEEAEADHAATLREQLEIHRKNPQCAACHNRMDPIGFGLENFDAIGRWRTEQDGLAIDSSGKLPSGETFSGPEELKQLLLRRSGEFKKHFVKKLYGFALGRSLNKFDNCVVDECLEALDENDQRATVVLETIVTSYPFRNRYFKPATP; this comes from the coding sequence ATGTTCCCAGCGATCTCGCTTCTCCGTACTCCACTGTGCTGCGCCGTTTTTCTCGCGGTCGTCTCGGTGCCAACGCTCTCGTTCTCGGACGATGATCCGTTCGCCAAATGGCGAAAACACTACCAAGAGGCAATCTATCCGATTTTGGATCAGGCCTGTTCCGAGTGCCATCGGGGCGCAGACTCGGAAGGTTTTGACATGGATCAATTCGGTGCAGCAAAAGATCTGCAGAAGAACGCGACGGTTTGGGAAGAAGTCGCCAAGCGAGTTCGGCTGAATGAGATGCCGCCCGAAGGCAGCCCGCAACTCAACGACCAGCAAAAGGCACTTGTTCACCGCTGGTTTGATTCGCGACCGGATGACAACGAGTGTGCCAAGTTGGCCAACGAAGAAACTCAGGCTTGGTACCGCGGCGTCGTGATGAGCCGTCGTTTGACGCGAACCGAATATCTCAACGCAATCCGTGACTTGGTCAGAATGCCAGTCGATGAGTCGTTGGAGGTTCCTTCGGATGGTTCGGGCGGCGAAGGGTTTGACACCGCCGGCGATGCGCTCTTCACATCAGCTTTGCACATCGAACAGTACCTCGCCGTTTCCAACCAAGTCATCCAAGACGCCATGCAATCGGGCGGCGACACTTCGCTGGCCAGCCGTCTGCTGAACACCGTTTCGAACGAAGGTGACGCTCGGGAAGCAATGGAGCAGTTCGCCCGGCGAGCATGGCGACGGCCCGTCGAGACTTCGGAGGTCGATCGATTGACGACGCTGATGAATGCCTCCCAGCAATCTGGGCTCTCGATTCGCGAAGCCACGGCGGATGCTTTCAAAGCCATCCTCGTATCACCCAACTTTTTGTTCGTGGTCGAAACGGAATCCGAAGCCGGTGGCGTGCAACCGTTGACGCCGCATCAACTGGCCACGCGGTTGGCTTTGTTTTTGTGGTCGTCTGTCCCCGATGAAACATTGATGAAGGCTGCGGACGCCAATGAACTGGCAACGGACGAACAGATCCTCACTCAGATGCACCGGATGCTCGCCGATGGACGCTCGCGAGCCCTGGGCGAAAACTTTGGTTTGCAATGGTTGGGGCTTTCGCAATTCGAAGGCGAATCCAAACCGGACGCGAACTTGTTCCCGGACTTCGACGAACGCTTGGCCGCCGCGATGCGAGAAGAAGCCGTGCGAACGGTCTGGAATGTGTTTCGTGATGATCGGCCGCTGATGGAATTGATTGACGCAGACTCCATTCATGCCAATGCAACCCTCGCGTCCTACTACGGACTGGATGTTTCCGATCCAGAGCTGAAGCAGACCGATGACTCAGAGACCTGGCAACGCATCCCACTGACCGATCGTCGGCGAGGCGGCGTGATCACGCTTGCCGCTGTGCTGACCCGATCGTCCTACGGTCATCGCACCAGCCCCGTGCTGCGTGGTCGCTGGGTTCTGGAAGAGGTGTTGGGCGGGCGCGTGCCACCTCCGCCACCAGGCGTGCCAGCACTGGAAGAAGCAGAAGCGGACCACGCCGCGACGCTTCGAGAACAACTGGAAATCCACCGCAAGAACCCTCAATGCGCGGCGTGTCACAACCGCATGGATCCGATTGGTTTTGGGTTGGAAAACTTCGATGCCATCGGGCGTTGGCGGACCGAGCAAGACGGTCTCGCCATCGACTCCAGTGGGAAACTGCCATCGGGGGAAACGTTCTCCGGCCCCGAGGAACTGAAGCAACTGCTGCTGCGGCGAAGCGGAGAATTCAAGAAGCACTTTGTCAAAAAGCTGTATGGCTTCGCTCTCGGACGATCCCTCAACAAATTTGACAACTGCGTGGTCGATGAATGCTTGGAAGCACTCGACGAAAACGATCAACGCGCCACCGTGGTGCTGGAAACGATTGTGACCAGCTACCCATTCCGAAACCGTTATTTCAAACCCGCCACCCCTTGA
- the nth gene encoding endonuclease III: MAMLKKERAAIVLERLNTLYPDPPIPLDHTDEFTLLVAVLLSAQCTDKKVNEITPELFSVAGTPAAMRELGEEGILEIIRPLGLSKQKAKALAKLSGMLIDLHEGQVPSTFEELEALPGVGHKTASVVMSQAFGFPAFPVDTHIHRLAQRWGLSSGKSVVQTERDLKSLFPESSWNKLHLQIIFYGREFCTARGCDGRVCDLCRELYPNRRKPVTWIKP, from the coding sequence GTGGCGATGTTGAAAAAAGAACGTGCCGCCATCGTCCTGGAGCGTCTCAACACGCTCTACCCGGACCCGCCAATTCCTCTGGACCACACCGACGAGTTCACCTTGTTGGTCGCCGTTCTGCTGAGCGCTCAGTGCACCGACAAAAAGGTGAATGAGATCACGCCAGAGTTGTTCTCGGTCGCGGGAACCCCTGCGGCGATGCGTGAGCTTGGCGAAGAGGGAATCCTCGAGATCATCCGGCCGCTGGGATTGTCCAAGCAAAAGGCCAAGGCCCTCGCGAAGTTGTCTGGGATGCTGATCGATCTGCACGAAGGTCAGGTCCCCAGCACATTTGAAGAGCTGGAAGCGTTGCCTGGCGTCGGTCACAAAACGGCCAGCGTTGTGATGTCCCAAGCGTTTGGTTTTCCTGCGTTTCCGGTCGACACGCACATCCATCGTTTGGCCCAACGATGGGGCTTGTCCAGCGGCAAAAGCGTTGTGCAAACCGAGCGAGACCTGAAGAGTTTGTTCCCCGAGTCCTCTTGGAACAAGTTGCATCTGCAGATCATTTTCTACGGTCGCGAATTCTGCACCGCGAGAGGCTGTGATGGACGCGTGTGTGACCTCTGCCGCGAGCTGTATCCCAACCGACGCAAGCCAGTGACCTGGATCAAACCCTGA
- a CDS encoding DUF1552 domain-containing protein, with translation MQTPIPRRRFLRGSGAVLGLPWMASMAKTMAGPRPQDSSSAGRSGDEPQPPLRTAFLYFPNGVWEKDWVPGTEGADYELSPSLEPLADLKDDFLVLSGLDKKHSHGGDGHYAKTANYLTGMPVAKTTGKDISSGGVSIDQLIAAKVGNQTPLPSLELGIDPVISGIDSNVGYTRLYGSHISWQSPTRPVAKAINPRVVYERLFGKRMKTSTPEARSYQNLLDYVLEDAHRVRSKLSRDDQFKMDEYLDSVREVEKRIEFATRDQSHRERYEAERDRIADGHAMEIPETGTPGDFREHIDLMLDMMVLAFQTDSTRVASFMFANDVSGRSFSFLDGVNGGHHELSHHENKEEKIAQYQLINRWHTEQFGRMLRKMKAIQEGDSTLLDNSMILFGSSFSDGNRHDPDNLPLLLAGRGGGTIQPGRHIAAKGQVPVCNLYLSMAKRYGLDLERFGDSEHELTELAGA, from the coding sequence ATGCAAACGCCTATTCCTCGTCGTCGCTTTTTGCGTGGCAGCGGAGCCGTGCTGGGTTTGCCTTGGATGGCATCCATGGCAAAAACCATGGCTGGTCCTCGGCCCCAAGATTCGAGTTCAGCCGGCCGTTCCGGTGACGAACCGCAACCGCCGCTTCGCACTGCATTTCTGTACTTCCCCAACGGTGTTTGGGAAAAGGACTGGGTGCCTGGAACCGAAGGAGCCGACTACGAGTTGTCACCGTCACTTGAACCGCTGGCGGACTTGAAAGATGACTTCCTGGTGTTGTCAGGGCTCGACAAAAAACACTCGCACGGCGGCGATGGGCACTACGCCAAAACGGCCAATTACCTGACTGGCATGCCGGTTGCCAAAACGACCGGAAAAGACATCAGCAGCGGTGGTGTTTCCATCGACCAATTGATCGCTGCCAAAGTCGGCAATCAGACACCGTTGCCCTCATTGGAATTAGGCATCGACCCGGTGATCAGCGGTATCGACAGCAACGTTGGCTACACCCGTTTGTATGGCTCGCACATTTCGTGGCAGTCACCGACTCGCCCCGTCGCGAAAGCCATCAACCCGCGAGTCGTCTACGAACGTTTGTTTGGCAAGCGAATGAAGACGAGCACCCCCGAGGCTCGTTCCTACCAGAACCTGCTGGACTACGTTTTGGAGGACGCCCACCGCGTCCGTAGCAAACTCAGCCGTGACGACCAATTCAAGATGGACGAGTACCTCGACTCCGTCCGCGAAGTGGAAAAGCGAATTGAATTTGCCACGCGTGACCAAAGTCATCGCGAACGTTACGAAGCCGAACGAGATCGCATCGCTGACGGGCACGCAATGGAGATTCCCGAAACGGGAACGCCGGGTGACTTCCGCGAGCACATCGATCTGATGCTGGACATGATGGTGCTCGCTTTCCAAACCGATTCGACTCGCGTCGCGTCGTTCATGTTCGCCAACGACGTGTCAGGCCGTTCGTTCAGCTTCCTCGACGGAGTCAATGGCGGGCACCATGAGCTTTCGCACCACGAGAACAAAGAGGAAAAGATCGCTCAGTACCAACTCATCAACCGTTGGCACACGGAGCAATTCGGCCGCATGCTGCGAAAAATGAAAGCAATCCAGGAAGGCGATTCGACGCTGCTCGACAACAGCATGATCCTGTTCGGCAGCAGCTTCTCCGACGGCAACCGCCATGACCCTGACAACCTGCCATTGTTGCTGGCCGGTCGCGGCGGCGGCACGATCCAGCCCGGTCGTCACATCGCTGCCAAAGGCCAAGTCCCCGTCTGCAACTTGTATCTGTCGATGGCCAAACGCTACGGATTGGACCTCGAACGATTCGGCGACAGCGAACACGAACTGACCGAACTGGCAGGCGCCTGA
- a CDS encoding ArnT family glycosyltransferase — MPYGPAIGLVAAGFWVFQPQVLAHGSLITNDIAVASAMLVSSLCFCRWIRSLRWQDAALGGVTFGLALSCKFTALLLCPIYLAFVIWRCWNARQPRIVGQASFAVVLALLTIAVPYGFDGIGKPLGELKFSEDALYGQSKGEIAPRFANTWFERIPCPVPEQYLNGMDRQQSDFREGNTSYAAGMNTTHGWWWFYLYSMLVKLPTGTLVAITASLLYLVGRALDRQHRWFVSLDQVVIACIAFAMVEITAYKSGFAQQHRYILRLYPFLFLLMVAPLARCHDSNTGRSVNAAILLGLMATSVASICIAPHWLGAFNVVSGGTDRGHLHLFNDATDWGQDNDLVAHWVATHPQHRPLKLISSTGLGMGVREAYPEFAALARYNDDDQPWLIVSQSDLSRNPSLLNSLPAEPIESIGASHLLFRIDH; from the coding sequence ATGCCATACGGACCCGCCATCGGACTGGTTGCGGCAGGTTTCTGGGTGTTCCAGCCCCAGGTCTTGGCTCATGGCTCGCTGATTACCAATGACATTGCGGTGGCGTCAGCGATGCTGGTGAGTAGTTTGTGCTTCTGTCGTTGGATCAGATCGCTCCGGTGGCAAGATGCAGCGTTGGGCGGTGTGACTTTTGGTCTGGCTCTATCTTGTAAATTCACTGCATTGTTGTTGTGCCCGATCTATCTCGCGTTTGTGATTTGGAGATGTTGGAATGCTCGGCAACCTCGCATCGTAGGTCAGGCGTCTTTCGCCGTGGTGCTCGCTCTGCTAACCATCGCAGTGCCCTATGGCTTTGATGGAATCGGAAAGCCGCTTGGAGAATTGAAGTTCTCTGAAGATGCCTTGTATGGCCAATCCAAAGGTGAAATCGCACCCCGATTTGCGAACACATGGTTCGAACGAATTCCTTGTCCTGTTCCGGAGCAGTATCTCAACGGCATGGATCGCCAACAAAGTGACTTTCGTGAAGGAAACACTAGCTACGCCGCAGGGATGAACACGACACACGGATGGTGGTGGTTCTACTTGTATTCCATGTTGGTGAAATTGCCAACAGGAACTCTGGTTGCGATCACCGCCAGTCTTCTCTACCTGGTCGGCCGGGCGCTCGATCGTCAACATCGCTGGTTCGTTTCGTTGGATCAGGTTGTGATCGCCTGCATCGCTTTCGCAATGGTTGAGATCACCGCCTACAAAAGTGGGTTCGCACAGCAGCACCGATACATTCTGCGATTGTATCCCTTCCTGTTTCTGTTGATGGTGGCACCGCTGGCACGTTGTCATGATTCAAACACAGGTCGCAGCGTCAACGCTGCGATCCTGCTGGGACTCATGGCGACAAGCGTTGCATCCATTTGCATCGCACCACACTGGCTCGGCGCCTTCAATGTGGTTTCGGGTGGGACCGACAGGGGGCACTTGCATCTATTCAATGACGCCACCGATTGGGGCCAGGACAATGATTTGGTCGCTCATTGGGTCGCGACCCATCCACAGCATCGCCCACTGAAGTTGATTTCCAGCACAGGGCTCGGCATGGGGGTTCGAGAAGCCTATCCAGAATTTGCAGCGTTGGCCCGGTACAACGACGATGATCAACCGTGGCTGATCGTCAGTCAATCAGATCTTTCTCGCAATCCAAGTCTTCTGAACTCGCTCCCAGCGGAGCCCATTGAATCCATCGGCGCAAGCCACCTTCTTTTCCGAATCGACCACTGA
- a CDS encoding DUF1559 family PulG-like putative transporter, which translates to MNQSYFEPGRITNVRRGFTLIELLIVLAIIGLLVSLFTGAVQNARESARRTQCMNQQRQLALGIQMHAAKHEYLPSNGGDDGKCTVVSASGKPIRIGTYTFAVDRQFWWGVGQPGASPTQQTGCWAYAILPSLEQGEAYQNVQVESAGPLFRCPSRSRGEPLVPRDDSYGRYSAGGRAWAKTDYAGNRRVMLNFPDAQRLSAIADGLSNTLGTGEKAFDPTVQTETSWYYDEPIFSGGSNGTVRSGLLIERDGPGARYMDNWGSAHPGGALFSRLDGSTEFLTSSVDGELFRSLIDPKDGAP; encoded by the coding sequence ATGAACCAATCTTATTTCGAACCGGGACGCATCACGAACGTTCGCCGCGGCTTTACCTTGATCGAACTGTTGATCGTATTGGCGATCATAGGGTTGCTGGTGTCGTTGTTCACGGGGGCGGTTCAGAACGCACGTGAGTCAGCCCGGCGGACTCAGTGCATGAATCAACAACGGCAACTTGCACTCGGCATTCAAATGCACGCTGCCAAGCATGAGTACCTTCCCAGCAATGGCGGTGATGATGGCAAGTGCACCGTCGTGTCAGCGTCGGGCAAACCGATTCGGATTGGCACCTATACCTTTGCGGTTGACCGCCAATTTTGGTGGGGAGTCGGCCAACCGGGAGCCTCGCCGACACAGCAAACGGGGTGCTGGGCCTATGCGATCCTGCCATCGCTGGAACAAGGGGAAGCGTACCAGAACGTTCAGGTCGAATCCGCTGGGCCGCTCTTCCGTTGCCCCAGTCGCTCGCGAGGAGAACCACTGGTCCCGCGAGATGATTCGTATGGCAGGTATTCCGCGGGCGGTCGGGCGTGGGCCAAGACAGATTACGCTGGCAACCGTCGGGTGATGTTGAACTTCCCTGACGCTCAGCGCCTCAGTGCGATTGCAGACGGACTGAGCAACACGTTGGGGACGGGGGAGAAAGCGTTTGACCCGACCGTTCAAACGGAAACGAGTTGGTATTACGACGAACCGATCTTCAGTGGCGGTAGCAACGGAACCGTTCGAAGTGGTTTGTTGATCGAACGAGATGGCCCCGGCGCGCGTTACATGGACAACTGGGGATCAGCTCACCCAGGCGGCGCCCTGTTTTCTCGGTTGGATGGATCGACGGAGTTCCTCACGTCCAGCGTCGATGGCGAGTTGTTCCGCAGTCTGATCGATCCCAAAGACGGAGCCCCCTGA
- a CDS encoding serine O-acetyltransferase, with protein sequence MASDFRLKEQLPELTEQIVSTYTSDDSINHLGHCPLPSYTAVVDILLDFKDILYPGYKRHTNLHAGNIRYHVGGLIDSLHDQLTTQIARALRHEHRVLQNHKDCETDIDFEAKGQAMAIEMLKRIVKLRHVLATDVQAAHDGDPACQTTDEVVFCYPGFEAITVYRIAHELVQLNVPFIPRMMTEWAHKETGIDIHPGATIGDYFFIDHGTGVVIGETCHIGKHVKLYQGVTLGALSFPTDADGQLIRGQKRHPTIEDDVVVYANATILGGRTVIGRESVIGSSVWITRSVSPGTTVVLEKPQLKVRGSDEPADELRPEVNYQI encoded by the coding sequence GTGGCATCCGATTTTCGGCTGAAAGAGCAGTTACCTGAGCTGACCGAGCAAATCGTCAGCACCTACACCTCCGATGATTCGATCAATCATCTGGGGCACTGCCCCTTGCCTAGCTACACCGCCGTCGTTGACATCCTGCTCGATTTCAAGGACATCTTGTACCCGGGGTACAAGCGGCACACGAATTTGCACGCCGGCAACATCCGCTATCACGTTGGCGGTTTGATTGATTCCTTGCACGATCAACTGACAACCCAGATCGCTCGCGCTTTGCGGCACGAGCACCGGGTGCTTCAGAATCACAAGGATTGTGAGACGGACATTGACTTCGAAGCCAAAGGCCAAGCCATGGCGATCGAGATGCTCAAACGCATCGTCAAGCTTCGGCATGTGCTCGCCACGGATGTGCAAGCCGCACATGACGGCGATCCAGCCTGCCAGACAACCGATGAAGTTGTCTTTTGCTACCCCGGTTTTGAAGCGATCACGGTTTACCGAATCGCTCATGAGCTGGTGCAGCTCAACGTGCCCTTCATTCCTCGAATGATGACGGAATGGGCGCACAAAGAAACGGGCATCGACATTCACCCTGGTGCCACGATCGGTGATTACTTCTTCATCGATCACGGAACCGGCGTGGTGATCGGTGAGACGTGCCATATCGGAAAGCACGTCAAGCTGTATCAAGGTGTGACGCTAGGAGCATTGAGCTTCCCAACGGATGCCGATGGACAATTGATCCGTGGTCAGAAACGACACCCAACGATCGAAGATGATGTGGTGGTGTATGCCAACGCCACGATCCTCGGTGGTCGCACGGTGATCGGTCGCGAATCGGTGATCGGGTCCAGCGTTTGGATCACTCGCAGCGTTTCGCCCGGCACTACCGTGGTGCTTGAAAAGCCGCAATTGAAAGTCCGCGGATCCGACGAACCCGCCGATGAGTTGCGTCCCGAAGTGAACTACCAAATCTGA
- a CDS encoding DUF1589 domain-containing protein, giving the protein MSFIREFARPRPITQPGGTWPTSTHRRRSRQECGRVPTETGESSHMHSRRPGLTWQPSRCFGTKRDDLPFIREFVRLRPITQPGGTWPTSTHRRRSRQECGRVPTETAETSHIHFRRPGLTWQPSRCFGTKRGDLSFIREFAELRPVTQPGGTWPTSTNLESGGSVFGIDQTAEQLAIDAGREELRRSIQPRKQGAAWVS; this is encoded by the coding sequence TTGTCATTCATCCGCGAGTTCGCGAGGCCCCGTCCGATCACCCAGCCAGGTGGAACCTGGCCTACGTCGACTCACCGTCGCCGCAGTCGCCAAGAATGCGGACGCGTTCCAACAGAAACTGGCGAATCCAGCCACATGCATTCGCGTAGGCCAGGTCTCACCTGGCAACCAAGCCGATGCTTTGGAACAAAGCGAGACGATTTGCCATTCATCCGCGAGTTCGTGAGGCTCCGTCCGATCACCCAGCCAGGTGGAACCTGGCCTACGTCGACTCACCGTCGCCGCAGTCGCCAAGAATGCGGACGCGTTCCAACAGAAACAGCCGAAACCAGCCACATACACTTCCGTAGGCCAGGTCTCACCTGGCAACCAAGCCGATGCTTTGGAACAAAGCGAGGCGATTTGTCATTCATCCGCGAGTTCGCGGAGCTCCGTCCAGTCACCCAGCCAGGTGGAACCTGGCCTACGTCGACCAATCTCGAATCAGGGGGCTCCGTCTTTGGGATCGATCAGACTGCGGAACAACTCGCCATCGACGCTGGACGTGAGGAACTCCGTCGATCCATCCAACCGAGAAAACAGGGCGCCGCCTGGGTGAGCTGA